The following are encoded together in the Micromonospora lupini genome:
- a CDS encoding transporter substrate-binding domain-containing protein: MNVRSSQSRLRSVATTLAVALTLTLAAAAGCDSRKEPDLQSVQEKMRESHIYGQSKLRIGVATNEPLMGDLRNGEHVGFDVEIGRYIAASLGYEGEQQLEFVSAATEDRIPYLQGGTVDLVVSSFSMTEERKKLVSFAGPYFVTTQEVLVPVRLKDKIRTIEDLRDPAYKVCTTGGSTTEGELEKRQVKALVVKDVWDCVTGIRAGRYDAVSSDETILAGFLATYPKEFEIVDLPFGTSELLGIGVPIGDPALRDLVAYFLQKSYQQGRDGQASPWLTAYNRTLGPWLRVEKNQPQPLEVPKLVDFDDKAPRR; the protein is encoded by the coding sequence ATGAACGTACGTAGTTCCCAGTCCCGGCTCCGCTCGGTCGCGACGACGCTTGCGGTCGCGCTCACCCTCACCCTGGCCGCCGCCGCAGGCTGTGACAGTCGGAAGGAGCCGGACCTGCAGTCGGTGCAGGAGAAGATGCGCGAGTCGCACATCTACGGGCAGTCGAAGCTGCGCATCGGCGTCGCCACCAACGAGCCGTTGATGGGTGACCTCCGCAACGGCGAGCACGTCGGCTTCGACGTCGAGATCGGTCGGTACATCGCCGCTTCCCTCGGCTACGAGGGCGAGCAGCAGTTGGAGTTCGTGTCGGCGGCCACCGAGGACCGGATCCCGTACCTGCAGGGCGGCACTGTGGACCTGGTGGTGTCCAGCTTCTCGATGACTGAGGAGCGCAAGAAGCTTGTCAGCTTCGCCGGCCCGTACTTCGTCACCACCCAGGAGGTGCTGGTGCCGGTCCGGCTCAAGGACAAGATCCGCACGATCGAGGACCTGCGCGACCCGGCCTACAAGGTCTGCACCACAGGCGGCTCCACCACCGAGGGTGAGCTGGAGAAGCGCCAGGTCAAGGCGCTTGTGGTGAAGGACGTCTGGGACTGCGTGACAGGCATCCGGGCCGGCCGGTACGACGCCGTCAGCTCGGACGAGACGATCCTCGCGGGCTTCCTGGCCACGTACCCCAAGGAGTTCGAGATCGTCGACCTGCCCTTCGGCACGAGCGAGCTGTTGGGGATCGGCGTGCCGATCGGCGATCCGGCACTGCGTGACCTGGTCGCCTACTTCCTGCAGAAGAGCTACCAGCAGGGCCGCGACGGGCAGGCCAGCCCGTGGCTCACGGCGTACAACCGGACCCTGGGCCCGTGGCTGCGCGTCGAGAAGAACCAGCCCCAGCCCCTGGAGGTGCCGAAGCTTGTCGACTTCGACGACAAGGCGCCCCGGAGGTGA